One genomic segment of Thermodesulfobacterium sp. TA1 includes these proteins:
- the rimI gene encoding ribosomal protein S18-alanine N-acetyltransferase: MSKIEELQQEEDLKFIAWLEKELFEEPWDYQTLWAEFKNPFSKIWILKHQEEKLGYLIFRQILDEAEILRIGIKKEHQKKGLGTFLLNEFLRYLKTNGLKKIHLELRVDNQPALKLYQKMGFQEVYLRKGYYQNTDALVMTKTL, encoded by the coding sequence ATGAGTAAGATAGAGGAGTTACAACAAGAAGAAGACCTTAAATTTATAGCTTGGTTAGAAAAAGAGCTTTTTGAAGAACCTTGGGATTACCAAACTCTTTGGGCTGAGTTTAAAAACCCCTTTTCTAAAATCTGGATCCTTAAACATCAAGAAGAAAAGCTCGGTTATCTTATTTTTAGACAAATTTTAGATGAGGCAGAAATTTTAAGAATAGGTATAAAAAAAGAGCATCAAAAAAAGGGGTTAGGAACCTTTCTTTTAAATGAGTTTTTGAGATATTTAAAAACTAATGGGCTAAAAAAAATCCATTTAGAATTAAGGGTAGACAATCAACCTGCACTTAAACTATATCAAAAAATGGGTTTTCAAGAGGTTTATCTTAGGAAAGGATACTATCAAAATACAGACGCTTTAGTAATGACTAAAACCCTTTGA